TGATTCCAACTGCTTataacacttttcttttttaacctcagACTTTGAGGGGAAGATAATATTGTACTGtctgtaatttctttattttaaaattttattctacCCATTTTTATATGTCCCTAACAAAATTGCTTGCTTCtgtcttctgtatttcattttcaaaaatctaaTTTCAGGAAAACGTCTGAAGTTTCTGCAGTCATGGCTAAAGCTGACGGCAAACCAAAATCTATCCATCATGCCAAAAAATGGTCAGATGATGTTGAGAACTTATACAGATTTCAGCAAGCTGGATACAGAGATGAGATTGAATATAAACAAGTAAAACAAGTTGATATGGTACGATTTAGAACTCTGCAAGGGTTATTACTTTAAACCTCTGTTTCATGTTAAACgatttaataaaaatggagGTGCTgcttatttcctttcatttaagcTAGTTTCTGATACAGTTTTAATCTCCCAGGTTTGACTTGAATTCTTGAGCCATTATAAAATGCACAGAATTACTTATTTCACAGAAGTGAAACAAACACTACCCAgcctgtgttttttttccccttctcttatGCATTTAAAGCATTATGGATTT
This sequence is a window from Balearica regulorum gibbericeps isolate bBalReg1 chromosome 1, bBalReg1.pri, whole genome shotgun sequence. Protein-coding genes within it:
- the MEIG1 gene encoding meiosis expressed gene 1 protein homolog isoform X2 produces the protein MAKADGKPKSIHHAKKWSDDVENLYRFQQAGYRDEIEYKQVKQVDMVECWPETGFVKKLQRRDNTFYYYDKQRECEDKEVHKVKVYVY